A window of Candidatus Tectomicrobia bacterium contains these coding sequences:
- a CDS encoding Eco57I restriction-modification methylase domain-containing protein translates to MATPPPIIEELVERFGQNIEAYKSPAYNETRLRREFIDPFWEALGWDIANKAGFALPYQDVLHEDSLKMGGTTKAPDYSFRVGGQRKFFLETKKPAVNVQDDPEPAYQLRRYAWTAKLPLSVLTDFEHTAVYDGRVRPKPGDRASAARVNLIPYTEYLDKWDEIASVFSKEAVYKGSFDKYASAKKAKRGTAEVDAEFLKELDRWREELAKNLALRNPLNRRDLNYAVQMTIDRIVFLRMCEDRGIEPERQLQALLNGPNIYPRLVKIFEAADEKYNSGLFHFRDETGQSSTPDQLTLSLKVDDKTLKDILSKLYYPESPYEFRVLPLEILGTAYERFLGKVITLGPGGRRARVEEKPEVRKAGGVYYTPQYIVDYIVRNTVGRMIEGKSPEEISSLKVLDPACGSGSFLLGAYRYLLDHHLDWYTTRMKADGKVPVGAGRTMSAHHARPEEGRPQGVAPTGVAARAARGRKGRQAPPIYQGRGGLWFLTIAEKKRILLDNIFGVDIDPQAVEVTKLSLLLKVLEHESEETLQSAFLFHRERALPDLGGNIKCGNALIGTDFNANKQGTLFDEDEQYRINAFDWGQGFPAIMKRGGFDCVIGNPPYVRQELIGNYKAYFQRKYKVYNGTADLYSYFIERGVSLLRQNGLFSFIVANKWMRAIYGKPLREWMSQQCLQEVVDFGDLPVFQKATTYPCILRIAKSTPTNEFAVVRVGTLSFDRLDLYCQRQSYVVSKSALSNNNGWDLATEKASQLLKKLEASGVALGRYVHGKIYRGILTGANEAFVIDREIRTKLIESDPSCTDLIRPFVTGREVKRYQPVMSERFLIFARRGVNISKYPAIENYLTGFKKKLLPKPKNWKGKKWPGRKPGSYEWYEIQDTVDYYREFEKPKIVVPSIVQRASCSFDEGNVLSNDKTSIIVTDQKYLLGLLNSKLLDFFIHSIASTKQGGYFEYKPMYLERLPIRAIDFSNPADVEKHGRMVSLVESMLDLHKRLQAARTPQEKEMLQRQIDGTDGQIDALVYELYGLTGEEIKIVEEGP, encoded by the coding sequence ATGGCTACCCCGCCGCCGATCATCGAGGAACTGGTCGAGCGCTTCGGCCAGAATATCGAGGCCTACAAGAGCCCGGCCTACAATGAAACCCGGCTACGCCGGGAATTCATTGATCCGTTTTGGGAAGCGTTAGGATGGGATATCGCTAACAAGGCGGGCTTCGCGCTCCCCTACCAGGACGTGCTCCACGAGGACTCCCTGAAGATGGGAGGCACCACCAAGGCCCCGGACTATTCCTTCCGCGTCGGGGGTCAGCGCAAGTTCTTCCTGGAGACGAAGAAGCCCGCCGTCAACGTCCAGGACGACCCTGAACCCGCCTACCAACTCCGCCGCTACGCCTGGACGGCCAAACTCCCCCTTTCGGTCCTGACGGACTTCGAGCACACAGCGGTCTACGATGGACGCGTCCGCCCCAAGCCCGGCGACAGGGCCTCCGCCGCCCGCGTCAACCTCATCCCCTACACCGAGTACCTGGACAAGTGGGATGAAATCGCCTCGGTCTTCTCCAAGGAAGCGGTCTACAAAGGCTCCTTCGATAAGTACGCGAGTGCAAAGAAAGCCAAGCGCGGCACCGCCGAGGTGGACGCCGAGTTCCTCAAGGAACTGGACCGCTGGCGGGAGGAGCTGGCAAAGAACCTCGCTCTGCGGAACCCGCTGAACCGAAGGGACCTGAACTACGCCGTCCAGATGACGATCGACCGCATCGTCTTCCTCCGCATGTGCGAGGACCGGGGCATCGAGCCGGAGAGGCAGCTTCAAGCCCTCCTGAACGGCCCGAACATCTATCCCCGGCTCGTCAAAATCTTTGAGGCGGCGGACGAGAAGTACAATTCCGGCCTCTTCCATTTCAGGGACGAGACGGGGCAATCCAGCACTCCCGACCAACTGACCCTCTCCCTCAAGGTCGACGACAAGACCCTCAAGGACATCCTCTCCAAGCTCTACTACCCGGAGAGCCCCTACGAGTTCCGGGTCCTCCCCCTGGAGATATTGGGCACCGCCTACGAGCGCTTCCTCGGGAAGGTCATCACCCTCGGCCCGGGCGGGCGGCGGGCCAGGGTCGAGGAGAAGCCCGAGGTCCGGAAGGCGGGCGGCGTCTACTACACCCCGCAATACATCGTGGACTACATCGTCAGGAACACCGTGGGCAGGATGATCGAGGGCAAGTCTCCGGAGGAGATCAGTTCCCTCAAGGTTCTCGACCCCGCCTGCGGCTCGGGCTCCTTCCTCCTGGGGGCCTACCGCTATCTGCTCGACCACCACCTGGATTGGTACACGACAAGAATGAAGGCGGATGGCAAGGTTCCCGTAGGGGCGGGGCGGACAATGTCCGCCCACCATGCCCGCCCGGAGGAGGGGCGACCACAGGGGGTCGCCCCTACAGGGGTGGCCGCCCGCGCCGCCCGGGGCAGGAAGGGCCGCCAGGCCCCGCCCATCTACCAGGGCAGGGGCGGCTTGTGGTTCCTCACCATCGCCGAGAAGAAGCGCATCCTCCTCGACAACATCTTCGGGGTGGACATCGACCCCCAGGCGGTGGAGGTCACCAAGCTCAGCCTCCTGCTCAAGGTGCTGGAGCACGAGAGCGAGGAGACCTTGCAGAGCGCCTTTCTTTTCCACCGTGAGCGTGCCCTGCCGGACCTGGGGGGCAACATCAAGTGCGGTAACGCCCTGATCGGGACGGATTTCAACGCGAACAAGCAAGGAACGCTGTTCGATGAGGACGAGCAGTACCGCATCAACGCCTTCGACTGGGGCCAGGGGTTCCCCGCGATCATGAAGCGCGGCGGGTTCGACTGCGTGATCGGGAATCCGCCGTATGTTAGGCAAGAATTGATTGGGAATTACAAGGCATATTTTCAAAGAAAGTATAAAGTCTACAACGGAACCGCTGATCTTTACTCATACTTTATAGAACGAGGAGTTTCATTGCTTCGGCAAAACGGCCTTTTCAGTTTTATCGTCGCCAACAAATGGATGCGAGCCATCTATGGGAAACCTCTCCGGGAGTGGATGAGTCAACAATGTCTTCAGGAGGTAGTTGATTTTGGCGATTTACCAGTTTTTCAAAAGGCTACAACATATCCATGCATCCTTCGGATAGCTAAGAGTACGCCGACGAATGAATTTGCTGTTGTTCGTGTCGGCACTTTAAGTTTTGATAGGTTGGATCTGTACTGTCAGAGGCAATCTTATGTGGTTTCGAAGTCTGCTCTGAGCAATAACAATGGATGGGATCTTGCGACAGAAAAGGCTTCTCAATTATTGAAAAAGCTTGAGGCGAGCGGTGTTGCTCTAGGTAGGTATGTTCATGGAAAAATCTACCGTGGGATATTGACGGGAGCAAATGAGGCATTCGTTATTGATCGGGAGATTCGGACCAAGCTAATTGAGAGCGATCCCAGTTGCACGGATTTAATAAGGCCATTCGTGACAGGACGTGAGGTTAAAAGGTATCAGCCTGTTATGAGTGAGCGTTTTTTGATTTTCGCAAGGCGTGGTGTGAATATCAGCAAATATCCTGCAATTGAAAATTATTTAACGGGATTCAAGAAAAAACTGTTACCAAAACCTAAGAATTGGAAGGGGAAAAAATGGCCTGGGCGAAAGCCAGGTTCATATGAATGGTACGAAATTCAGGATACGGTAGATTATTATCGTGAATTCGAGAAACCTAAGATTGTTGTGCCTTCAATCGTACAGAGGGCTTCCTGTTCTTTCGATGAGGGGAATGTGCTTTCGAATGACAAAACCTCAATTATTGTTACTGACCAAAAATATTTGCTTGGTTTGTTGAACTCGAAGCTGTTGGATTTTTTCATTCACTCGATTGCCTCAACAAAGCAAGGCGGATATTTTGAGTATAAACCTATGTACCTCGAACGCCTCCCCATCCGCGCCATCGATTTCTCCAATCCCGCCGACGTGGAGAAGCACGGCCGCATGGTCTCCCTCGTGGAATCCATGCTGGACCTGCACAAGCGCCTCCAGGCGGCCCGGACGCCGCAGGAGAAGGAAATGCTCCAGCGGCAGATCGACGGCACGGACGGGCAGATCGACGCGCTGGTGTATGAGCTCTACGGCCTGACCGGGGAAGAAATCAAAATCGTCGAGGAAGGTCCGTAG